Below is a genomic region from Triticum dicoccoides isolate Atlit2015 ecotype Zavitan chromosome 5A, WEW_v2.0, whole genome shotgun sequence.
TTTTCAAAAATCCAAAACATGGAAGTGTGTCAGTGGCCTATTCAATTTGCCTTATTGGGACTTCAATTTACTTCATCACAATCTTGATATCATGCATATtgagaagaacgtatgtgaaaaCATATATGGAACACTTCTAGGAATAGAAGGCAAGTCCAAAGATAATTTAAAGGCACGACAAGACCTACAACACATGAACATTAAACGAGAGCTGCATCCACAAAAAAAACCTAATGATAAGTATTATCTGCCACCTGCTTCCTATAACCTATCTAAAGAAGGGAAGCAACAATTTTGCGAAGTCCTTCATCGTGCAAGGGGTCCGAATGGGTTTTCAGGAAACATCTCAAGATGTGCAAATGTTGTTCAAGGGAGAATCTCAGGCCTTAAAAGTCATGATTGTCATATACTAATGCAACACTTTCTACCACTTGCTATTCGAGGTCTACTCCCAGATCATGTCACATCTGTGTTGTTCGACCTGTGTGGGTATTTTAGAGAAGTGAGTGCAAAAGTCCTATACATTAGCGATCTTGAGAAGTTGGAGGAGCGAATCATAATGACATTATGTCATATGGAGAGAATATTCCCACCAGGTTGGTCCAGTGTGCTACCGTTCGATGTGGTTTGTGGAAAGGTATGGTAGCTTCTTATATAAATATGGGGATGCATTAAATATCTTTGCAGGAAAATCATTCTTCAATAAATTTCTTCTTCCTTGTGTTTGTGTTTATGTAGGTATATAGGTAAGCTGAAGTCAAATGTCCGTAACAAAGCTCGTCCCGAAGGATCTATCGCTGAAGCATTTTTGGCAGATGAGTGCATGACATTCTGTTCAAGATATATTGTCGGTTTTGAGACCAAACATAACTTGCCTTTGCAGAATGAAGATAACGACGAGTGGGTTGGGCATCATGATATTGCACATGGATCAAGATTATTTCCACATTCTGGCAATCCACTTGGAAAGCCTAGGAATTATGTACTAAGCGGTGTGGCAAAAGTACAGGCACATAGATATGTCTTGTTCAATTGCTCTGATGTGAATTCATACCTTAGGTAATATCTCATGCTTATAAATTGTCTTAGTTACCCTTTTCCCCTACTTTACCTTTGTTTATGAATTACTTTGCAGGGCTCATGCTGATGAGATCACTAATGGACGCAATTTAAACCCTGATGTTGTCGAGAGGATTCAAAATGATAAGTTCCACGAATGGTTCCAAGCTCATGTAAGTGCCATATTTTGCATATACTATACACGTATCACTACATTTAGTTGTAATCAAACTCTAAATATTCAGATAAAGAAATTGGAGAAGGAAAATGGCATCCACAACATTGAAAAGGATATTAGATTGCTCGCCCGGGGCCCAGTAAATGCAGCCAAAACATATTGCGCTTTCAACTCCCGAGGCTACCATTTTAGGCCTAAACGCTTGGATAAAGAGACACAAAATAGTGGAGTCATGGTAACTGCAAAAACTTCTAGTTATGCTTCAGCACATGATGCCAATCCTGTTTTACGTGATGTGACGTACTACGGGAGGGTAATTGATATTGTCGAGCTAAACTACTCTGGACAGTTTTCAGTGGTGTTGTTTAAATGTGATTGGGTTAATGTGTTCTTAGAAACAGGAATGAAAAAAGACAAGTACGGTTACACACTTGTCAACTTCTCACATCTAATACACAAAGGAGAAAAGATTGAGCATGAGCCTTTTATTTTCCCTAACCAGGCGAATCAAGTGTTCTATGTGGAAGATGAATTGAATCCAGGTTGGTCTGTGGTAATGAAGTTGCCAAAGCCTAGAGATTTATATGACTTAGGCAACTTGGAATGGGAAGCGCAGACAGAAAATGAGCCATTCCATGTTTCACAGCTTGGAGAGAGTTTGAAAATAAAGAACAATGAAGAACATTGGGTTAGAACAGACGTTGAGGGGACAATAGTGGATGCTAATAATGCTTCGAGCAACGAAGAATAACTGAGGTTAGTAGCAATATGTTCTTGTGTTTCCATATTCAATTTGCAAGATGTGTTTTTACCTCTAATATATTTTGTTGTTCAATCTTTCTATTCTTCAATTATGTTTTGTGCATTCTTTCTTTTATGTTGGGTTGACACTTTCATATCAAATATGAAATTTAGTGATAAAAGTAGCACAAAATGTCTCTTCTATTTTCTTGTTCGTGTTTTGAATTATTTTGGCTGCATGCTACAGGTTCAGACTGCAATGCTACATGGAGGCATGGAGGGGGTGGTCGGCTGTGTGCTTTGTGTTAGTACAAAACATCCTACTCTTTTCTGCTTGCTGGCTTTCTACTGACTACTTGACCAACTTGCTTGGTGATATACTGCTGTGTGAGTCCATGTGTTGGTCAAAACATAGTATACTCTTATATTCATGCTTGGTAATTCGGTCCGCTGCGACACCACATGCTTGTTTGGAACATCATTTTGTACTTTGGTCAACAACAGTTCAGAATTGAGATACACGCAGCTTCTTTGGAACTTTATTTTTGTATACATTGGTTAACAGTTCAGAATTGGCATACTCTTGCAGTGTTCAAAAATCTTGTTTTGCGATCACATGTTGCCATTTTTTTTAAAGTCTGAATCTATCCTGAAGCAGTATATATGTTTTAGTTTCTCTACACATAATTCTCTTGCTGATGATTAGATTAGATGATTAAAAGACTAGACTCTCATGTGCAAGATGAAAGTTCAATGTTGATTGAAGTCTTTTTCTCCGAAGGCTGAAGGCAGATTCTGTACCAAGTAGAAAGTTCAGTGTTCTACCAACGACACTCAGCTTTCTCATGATTTTTGCTCTTTGAACCCAGCTATCAAAATGCATTCAAATTTAGGTTTTCATTATTCCAATTACACGAAATAGTATCTATTGAATATGTCTCCCTATCTGGACGAATTAGCACGAATTCTGGATCAGGGTGGTCCAACTAATAAAAAAGTCACAGATATAACATGTCAACATACAATATACCTTTGATCGAAAACCGCTTCCCAAATACAACACGTCAACATACTTTTATACTTTATAATAAAAATATggatcaataaatcttcaaagcatATTAAATTAATTAAGTCCAAAATTACTTAAAAGTAGCTAGCACACCTTTTAATTTTAACAAATTCTGGTAGCAGAAAACATTTTTTTCCAATACCCAAAAGAGCTGCACATCTTTTATATTAAGATAAGAGAAAAAATATTTAAAGATTATGAACACACACAGTACAAAGCACAAAACTTTGAGTTTGCACTCTCATCCAGTCTTAGAAAATAGGGTCATACGTACCCACGTAAAGGGAAATAATCTTTTTTAGAATTTTGTACAGGGAAATATCTTTTTTAGAAGAACTTACAGGAAAAAGTTAGCTGCTATAGTTTGAGTCCTACCTTCTCTGGGCTTTGGTAGGTGGGCTACGCCAATTGTTTTATCCTAATATATCCCACCAGTAATCAAACACGCATCCTCTAAACTTCTATACGTAGCTAACATGTGAATGGCACAAGCCCATAACTATTACCTCAGAGGCCACGTGCTACGGCGGGATCGACCTAATAATTGATCGCATGCATCTTGCAACAAGTCTTCTCATGACAAGAAAGAAAAATTTAATCCAATATTATTACGTGTGTAACATTTACCTACGTAGATCACCTATGTGTTACAAACTTGTAACACAACATTGCATATCATGTATGTGTTACAATCTTGTAACACTCTCTCAACCGGCTTAAATAATGTGTTACAACACTGTAACACATTCGACATATGTGGAATATGTGTTACAACATCGTAACACTTCCCACAGAACGTGTTACAACTTAGGTGTGGACACAAATTTTGTCTGACCGGGATTTCACCCAGTAACACATGTTTTCTTGTGTTACCGGGATGTGTTACCAAATCTAATTCCTGTAGTAGTGAGGGCAGcgaaggccggaaggagagggcggccggaggagagagagggtgattgaccctatggggaacagagaggagtcgtctgATAggtggggggagcgatctggtgcgggcatgggagatttttttagttctcttatagtgggcccgaggataactaacccaattaaaacctctccatcgggctagtttttttagctgggttagagcaaactagctcaaactaacccctcttgtttcgataatttgaggctatttcaacccaaactagctctaactcagggatccaaacaaagaggagtgttattgtacttgctacagtgtggaccgtagcacattgttttttatggccatatcaccaaattgttttctactgctggttcactgggctaccgtggttcgcactgctggttcaccgggctgcgtggttcgcactcctccgacctgagtagtactctctccgttcctaaatataagtcttcgtagatatttcactgtggaccacatacagatgtatatagatgcattttaagtgtacattcactcatttttctccgtatgtggtccatagtgaaatctctccaaagacttatatttaggaacggagggagtagtatagtactagtatataccgcatcattctttgctccttcttactactccgacatgtgggagagccagcatccaggTCGACGTGTCAGGGCATCCACAGTGTAAGATTTAGCCGCCTCTATTGCTGCCTCTATGCTCTTTGGCGCTGGCGCTATACACTGCATACTCTGCCTCTAAGCGAAAATTTGTTAGCATCGTCGCTAAGCTTGGAGGCGGCCTCCAGCGAACAAAAAAATACAATGGACCTACATGCCAGTGTATGGTTGTTCGCTGACAAGTGCATGAAAAGGTTAGGATCAGCTGTGGTATTGGAGTTGTTTATTTTATATGGAACTCACCTTTAGAGGCAAGGACGGATGCTACACactgccaggcttttattcatgctTAGAGGCTGAGGTGTAGGGCCCACCTTAGAGGCAAGTCTGCCTCTACACACTGGTGATGctctcatgcaccagattagagagcggaacggaaggggggcatcaccccggtcggagcgcctgtaattcatgactatagtgagtggtcatatcacaagtctttccagcagtaacgcaccgtcaaatcacacagccccactcgctcaccctgctcgcctctctgtcaaacctcctacccaaaaactgccgcgcgtactgctcggaaaaagccccgccctcaagttttaactacgcgaaaatagttccagcttgttcgttctatataaatatagtaagtactgtatgtttattcacccgtgtggttgttcaatgaatggaggggcggggagcacaagtgaacaatactgtagtactactagtagtaagtaggagtcctacagtagtcaccttaaatagagagtttcttttctttaatgccacgtacacaaattgaaacgcttgttgtggagagaaaaagataatcactccactatatatggatgcaggggcctaagtgcttgctttactagggttgctctcttcattctctcatcctctccagatataaacaagacagcggtagcgacattttctctctgctcaccgctggtcacaaatccggccggatcccttcgaccggtgtgtgtagaggactaaaaggtgcatcagttcacgcggtcatcgccgccgagggaggaaacacacagctgtcggaggggcccgatcctctgcccatgtcgttctctccgacacaggaccggctcgggaggtcctccgacccttcttcctcccggtCGTATTGTCCACAGATCCGACCTgccaccgccgacatcccggcgaccctcaggtataagttcttcgaaagcggccttgctctactgccccagctccccgcgtgtctgcatgtgcatcttttgctactcccatcagctcttccaaagccacctaaatttttagtattattagaggtaaagctacttcatgcattcgaatctagggctttgttcaaacaacgaagaaaggggggaaagttgtagcatgaatctaggacttgattcaaagaggaaataatatggtgaaagtagtagagaccagatacccaaccggtctcttggttgaaaggggagataatgggaaaacgcagtacaaactggataaggaacagatctattattggttgaaaaaaggatagaaagtggcggctggtggacaagtcaacagagtatgtccaggattagatttgctgccatcacatagtaaaaggtctccaggattagatttgctgccctcatatagtaaaaggtctcaggattagatttgctgccctcacatagtaaaagttctcaggattagatttgttgccctcacatagtaaaaggtctccaggattagatttgctgccctcacatagtaaaaggtctccaggattagatttgctgccctcacatagtacaaggtctccaggattaggtttgctgccctcacatagcatgaacaaactcggcatcaccactttatgcctccttgtaggtacattgtgcggaTGCATCTactatcgcatgtccttataccaaccttttgttgttgttaatgtaagggtgcatataaaatgaagcgatcacactgttaccttagggacatgtctaaccagtgttattgttaatctaatgcctccagtgataagatgcaattaaactgtgttacaaatggcactcctgctgttttccccagtatgataagtaagtttctcctttacgctgctgagtgtcctggtgtccccatggtcccatgcccttaaaccaactctttagctgttgttgatttactgtgtctggtaaacaagcaatgccaccattaaagtaatcccatatttgaggaatctcattgttgatcgtaatgcttctggtagcaTGAAGCATTACTGACGctttaaaatttctactatccttgcgtgattgccacgaacataattaagatgcttcttttcattttgtatatgtttcgtatattcttattgaccaacaactgtttactttctatctttttgtgcagatagggatatccatttcaccttgttgctattgtgaccttttggtgaactgcacaaaacactttttttggaatgagtgtcttgtgcagttcaactaaaatgacacgtgggcaacatctctcaattttggtggaactgcacaaaatggtgattggagtttccaaaatctccgtcaagttctgctggtaatttcgtgcaacattttattagcctttgcaagatgagtcatcactatcaccacaatggcactatattttagtggaactgcacaaaaggataacaaaattatagttgcaccttacatgagccggacagccaaccttaatgttcctcaattttagtgcaactactaaagaagaacctgccagctcacgagagcaagtacttcttgctagctgaatgatgcaatctttgcttcattttagttgaactacagaaaaaggcgcatgaattgaatcatggaactcaaggCAGGCTTCATCCGAGTGGAGGTGCAGGTTGAGtaaaggaggccactattaaagtgaaatcatgctctcctagtttgtgctatgcaaacaggaatactcaactacagatgttgtgacggtcaagagcattagccaagttcttcgattgtatgacatggctagccaagatggatttaatcccgatattcactttatcaaaaggctctaatgggttggttctgaatcttgcaagctgggaatcagtgatatgtgtaggcatctttgttgtacttattatttgaatcttatttgctggttctaaatcttgcaagctgggaataaatgagatgtgtaggcatctttgttgtacttattatttggatcttatttgttggttctgaatcttgcaagctgggaaacacagcatgatgatgcagaggacaacaaccataaaaaacagttcaaacttggtagtattatctttgtgaaagtgcgacaaatgtgttgatcgtgtgcgtcctgagaataataattctaattgttgtgcatgttgatcctatggcactgatagaacgagcgaatgcattgcttattttaagtataaatttctattaaagctaattatatttaagtaaagtgaccactaactcctgttattatagtaccaatatagacccgctcgtgaactgacgtgtggccgagggtgcatcttctgccaggcgtgcagcggacgagggaggggtagtaactgttgtcgcctatacacactcagcttactgttgaatccagttccccaggaGCTGAAAAACTAACTGCTACCgctgcctacacactcgttcactcgaagagactccaatggcgatccgaggtgtgagcctgctggatatggacttcagcaaggagttcccctttgagttcgccgttcagtcctatggctgcaccaagttgaatgtgatgtacaccaacaatacggactcggtgaagctctgcctcgcctcggtcctatggctgcaccaggttctggagcattcgcccgtttcatcggcagcaccgACCGCACCttcctacggtggagagaaggaagaacgtgacgattcggccatctggtgcaacaagcttgtcgacatccagaagcaatacaagatcatcagcaatgggcaggagaaggactccgtggttgacctcgctgagaccatcatcgacccctgatacgccaacatgaaagaagacgacctgaacacgtgggaggtacctctgaatctagcctacataacctatgcggccaaggacgcatacgcatgctacgacatgtacaggcatatCTTGGACATGAGgttgtgtctgcttcccgtaaccgacgagtacacggacaaccgCAGTGTCATGATAAAGCGTGCCagaaaggtctagatgttgtactttatctgtttataagcacctttatcatttgAGTGTTTGATGCATtatcctatgtgtcgtaattatctgttttgtctgaaatatttcttttaagaacccattaacctgattgcttttttagtggctatttgcttatgtatgtaaactagttcggatgtctgtaaaaaaaactagttcactcggctgccttgctttgaatctccttcctcccaacatattcccctcctcaggtggacctagcgggtctctgaattttctcccactttctttttcgatgtaaactgagttttctcccagtactttcccctagaaccaactcaactgtcccacgtctagcctaaaaaataataataccccacgtactattaactcatcaaattaaaatgatattttatttcgtaagttgaaagttcttacaaaataataataataataattgtttatatataacttggcaagttaactcctagtgattacgtacataagcttgcaaagattttactgacgtgcaatcatgtgtttgtgtttttataacatttctccgtctagcccaacatgatattttcacccagcctagcaagtccgcggatttcgagaaaatgcaaatgggatttaaacaggctgcatagatgctacatcattgtttcacccagcccaccaaatggactaaaaaaacgttccccccgctgacaggtcggacccaccagctatatcttctcacgcaaggaagtgcctccttattacgcaccaaaaaatgaataccccctgctagctgggacccaccataatgggtggctgacttgtgggcctactaagttgacggggatggagggctttgtcaacttagtcaatatgaacgattccagCTCCAGTGAccctatgatgtccatccaacggccatagtgcttcttcaacctctggtcttcttgctccagccgcccaaagctgcgccggtcgtgccgcatgctcctgcctctcgtggccggctgtgatgccgcggaggcctcaccaccccctactactcccaccgctggcccattctatccctctactcacccacaccccctgttatgctgcggcgacggcagcctcacaccgcagccgaaccagtgaaccctcgtactcctctccgcgtgggcatccactgccacgtcttccctggctccgcgtcgtccccttcctaggcctcgtcgtcgtccaccgccttggtgctctcggcgcggcgtggtcaatgtggtcaacgaccgacttccatcggaagagtattgtacatggagaggctgacagctgggtccacggccacaacccagtttttttgtgatttgccaagtaagttgcctggtcaggcctgttgggctgcaaatctttcaagacgaggagagcttcattcgactggccgagaaaatggcccatcagtaatgagaaatggcctgtacatttttaaaacacatcaaaccggcaattagtttaaaatatctttttttatttcaagattttaaattacattaatttttatgcgtggagaatttgttggattttatattgatatacatttatttttaaaatcagtttgaatgtgagtcgaaatttcgggattaaaaacagttcggaccgcaccgaaatatgcaaaattttgttaattttttaaccgtggccacaatatgggctgtaatgctaacaaaaagaatatgggctccaaaaaaaccttaagaattagcaaaggcgctataaattattagaaataatggcagatgggctgtatgctgctttcaatagatttgaggctttcctaaaaaaaggttgacgcacaagaagtgactgttggatgtccatcgaacggccgtcgtgcttcttcaatctctgctcttcctgctccagccgctcaaacaagcgctggcgggactgcctactccctcctccccacggccggctgtgctgccgcataggcctcaccgccccactgtactcccatcgctggcctagccatccctctactcacccacacctgatgttattctccggcgacgacagatgaaccagtaaaccctcgtacagtcgtactcccctccgcatgggaaacaaccgccgagtcttccctgcctctctgtcattcccttcctaggcctcgccgtcgtccaccgccctggtgctctcgacgtggcctggtcaacgtggtcaacgaccgacatgcatctgaagtggactgtacgtggagaggccgacagctgggtccacggccgcacgcaaggaaatgcctcattacgtgcaaaataatgattcctccacctgacatcagggacccaccgaaagggcctctgtatttcgcgaaaaaaacgttaccaccgctgacagctcggacccaccagctatatcttcgcacgcaaggaagtgcctcgttattacgctcaaaaaaattaatacccccgctagctgggacccaccttggtgggaggctgacttgtgcacctactaagtggacgaggatggagggctttgtcaacttagtcaatatgcacgattgtagctccagtgaacgtacgatgtccatccaacggccgtagtgcttcttcaacgtttggtcttcttgctccagccgcccaatacagcgccggtcgtgcctcatgctcctgcctcccgtggccggctgcgatgtggcggaggcctcaccgccccttactactcccaccgctggccaggacatccctctactcacccacacccctgttattctgcggcgacggcagcctcacaccgcagcgaaccaatgaaccctcgtactcctctacacgtgggcatccactgccacgtcttccccggctccacgtcgtccccttcctaggcctcgctgtcatccagaccacctccctggtgctctcgacgcggcgtggtcaacgtggtcaacgaccgacttccatcggaagagtactgtacgtggagaggctgacaactgggtccaggcggctgcaaggaagtgcctccttattacgcacaaaataattattcctccaccttacagcggggacccaccggacgggccaccttattttgtgaaaagaaacgtttccccctgacagctcggacccactagacgggccagtgtatttcgcgaaaaaaatgttccccccgctgtcagctcggacccatcggaagtgcctccttattacgcacaaagcaatgaatactccccctgctagctgggacccaccatggtgggaggctgacttgtgggcctacaaagttgactgggacgggggcctttgtcaactttagtcaatatgaatgattctagttccaatgaccatacgatgtccatccaacggtcgtagtgcttcttcaacctctggtcttcttgctccagccgcccaaagcagcgccggtcgtgccgcatgctcctgcctctcgtggccggctgtgctgccgcagaggcctcaccgcccctactattcccaccgctggccaggccctgcggcgacggcagcctcacaccgcagtcgaaccagtgaaccctcgtactcctacctaggcctcaccgtcgtccagaccaacgccctggtgctctcggcgcggcgtggtcaacgtgatcaaggaacgacttccatcggacgtggactgtacgtggagaggctgacagctgggtccacggccgcagcaaggaagtgcctccttattacgtgcaaaataattattcctccacctgacagcggggacccaccggaagggccaacgtatttcgcgaaaaaatgttccccttgactgctgggacctaccagctacaccttcgcacacaaggaagtacgtccaaaaaaaacgattcacccccctgactgttgggacccaccagctacatcttcgcacgcaaggaagtgcctaacagtcgggacccacctggtcgaagcgtacgtagcgttgtcattctggtcgcgaacgtgtatgtacacatatactggtcgatgtagaggcgcgcatgtgtcgtagtagaggcgcgcacgtagcatgtacatgtacgtacagcggtcagggtgcaagaaagaaaatacgaccacgtatgtgtacatacgggcggggtctcaaacgcctactcgcgcatacgtacgacgagggctcgtgtacatggctgggtcggaacggagaaacagcatcgtcgtcgtgttcatggggaggcaacggaatgcgtcgtgttcatcaggagggcttggacggaacaggcgatggaaacgaggcctggcgtaccgcagaacagaggaaacggccttgtgttcgaccggccacgtttgaaacggtatcctgttcatcgggaggggtgtggcgtaccgcaaaatggaggaaacagacctcctacggtccaaacgggggtcctgttgatcgagaggggtgcggcgtaccggaaaacggaggaaacggacctcctacggtcgaaacgggggtcctgttgattgggaggggtgtggcgtaccgcaaaacggaggaaacggacttgtgttggagcgcNNNNNNNNNNNNNNNNNNNNNNNNNNNNNNNNNNNNNNNNNNNNNNNNNNNNNNNNNNNNNNNNNNNNNNNNNNNNNNNNNNNNNNNNNNNNNNNNNNNNNNNNNNNNNNNNNNNNNNNNNNNNNNNNNNNNNNNNNNNNNNNNNNNNNNNNNNNNNNNNNNNNNNNNNNNactgttcaaccacccctccaccatctattattcatc
It encodes:
- the LOC119299005 gene encoding uncharacterized protein LOC119299005 isoform X3, giving the protein MWFVERYIGKLKSNVRNKARPEGSIAEAFLADECMTFCSRYIVGFETKHNLPLQNEDNDEWVGHHDIAHGSRLFPHSGNPLGKPRNYVLSGVAKVQAHRYVLFNCSDVNSYLRAHADEITNGRNLNPDVVERIQNDKFHEWFQAHANQVFYVEDELNPGWSVVMKLPKPRDLYDLGNLEWEAQTENEPFHVSQLGESLKIKNNEEHWVRTDVEGTIVDANNASSNEE
- the LOC119299005 gene encoding uncharacterized protein LOC119299005 isoform X2, translated to MWFVERYIGKLKSNVRNKARPEGSIAEAFLADECMTFCSRYIVGFETKHNLPLQNEDNDEWVGHHDIAHGSRLFPHSGNPLGKPRNYVLSGVAKVQAHRYVLFNCSDVNSYLRAHADEITNGRNLNPDVVERIQNDKFHEWFQAHIKKLEKENGIHNIEKDIRLLARGPVNAAKTYCAFNSRGYHFRPKRLDKETQNSGVMANQVFYVEDELNPGWSVVMKLPKPRDLYDLGNLEWEAQTENEPFHVSQLGESLKIKNNEEHWVRTDVEGTIVDANNASSNEE
- the LOC119299005 gene encoding uncharacterized protein LOC119299005 isoform X1 — encoded protein: MWFVERYIGKLKSNVRNKARPEGSIAEAFLADECMTFCSRYIVGFETKHNLPLQNEDNDEWVGHHDIAHGSRLFPHSGNPLGKPRNYVLSGVAKVQAHRYVLFNCSDVNSYLRAHADEITNGRNLNPDVVERIQNDKFHEWFQAHIKKLEKENGIHNIEKDIRLLARGPVNAAKTYCAFNSRGYHFRPKRLDKETQNSGVMVTAKTSSYASAHDANPVLRDVTYYGRVIDIVELNYSGQFSVVLFKCDWVNVFLETGMKKDKYGYTLVNFSHLIHKGEKIEHEPFIFPNQANQVFYVEDELNPGWSVVMKLPKPRDLYDLGNLEWEAQTENEPFHVSQLGESLKIKNNEEHWVRTDVEGTIVDANNASSNEE